A window from Corvus moneduloides isolate bCorMon1 chromosome 32, bCorMon1.pri, whole genome shotgun sequence encodes these proteins:
- the PNPLA6 gene encoding neuropathy target esterase isoform X2, whose amino-acid sequence MGQSESQQEAESTVLRGLLAAFSREQLPTRAVLWTVLGLAVAIMAVAALGWWLRRRKVPTQEPPRYRFRKRDKVLFYSRKIMRKVSQSTSSLVDASVSSGAARPRSRKKLKVLSIAKKVSASFLRIQKEPPTLQLKEPPPSVLEADLTEFDVASSHLPSEVLYMLKNVRVLGHFEKPLFLELCKHMVFQQCQQGEDVFRPGQPDTSIYVLQEGKLELLLTETDGKETVMKEVFPGDSVHSLLSILDVITGHQRPYRTVCARAAEDSTVLRLPVEAFSAVFEKYPESLVRVVQIIMVRLQRVTFLALHNYLGLTNELFSHDMQPLRLFPQPGHAARTSPVRHGKRGLGGTDEGRDTAELMKAAGLETPAVPPPLSRCISMPVDISGIQKGPRSDFDMAYERGRISVSLQEDSSGTFGQSVSQEPKERKSVTLEEQPSGIYHYSSCEEDAGTGTGPGTCPFGPYQGRQSSDIFEEAKRELIKLMKVEDPSLLNNRVLLHHAKGGTVIARQGDQDVSLHFVLWGCLHVYQRMIDKEEDVCLFLTQPGELVGQLAVLTGEPLIFTIKANRDCTFLKISKSDFYEIMREQPSVVLSVAHTVAARMSPFVRQMDFAIDWMAVEAGRALYRQGDKSDCTYIVLNGRLRSVIQKGSGKKELVGEYGRGDLVGVVEALTRQPRATTVHAVRDTELAKLPEGTLNNIKRRYPQVVTRLIHLLSQKILGNLQQLRGPFAGSGLGMASSSEPINPTSNLSTVAVLPVCDEVPMAAFTLELQHALNAIGPTLLLTSDIIRARLGSSALESIQEYRLSGWLAQQEDIHRIVLYQTDCTLTPWTLRCIRQADCILIVGLGDQEPALGELEQMLENTAVRALKQLVLLHREDGPGPARTVEWLNMRSWCSGHLHIRCPRRVFSRRSPAKLREMYEKVFEKSADRHSDFSRLARVLTGNTIALVLGGGGARGCSHIGVIKAMEESGIPIDLVGGTSIGAFIGALYAEERSAVRTKQRAREWARCMNSVFETVLDLTYPITSMFSGSAFNASINRVFQDKQIEDLWLPYFNVTTDITASAMRVHTDGSLWRYVRASASYTPYLPPLCDPKDSHWLVDGCYVNNVPGSLWRYVRASMTLSGYLPPLCDPKDGNLLMDGGYINNLPADIARNMGAKTVIAIDVGSQDETDLCNYGDSLSGWWLLWKRLNPWAEKVKVPDMAEIQSRLAYVSCVRQLEVVKSSSYCEYIRPPIDRFKTMDFGKFDEIYDVGYQHGKVVFEGWSRGDIIEKMVKDRRSADFYESKRMDVLTCPSAGFTDLAEIVSRIEPAQPYLSDGYGDEESDYLTEYEDEGPESLRGEEDAFLASLEAEEEKPLRHRPSAAGTPPPPPLDSDGF is encoded by the exons ATGGGGCAGAGCGAGTCGCAGCAGGAGGCCGAG AGCACGGTCCTGAGGGGGCTGCTGGCGGCCttcagcagggagcagctcccgaCGCGCGCG GTGCTCTGGACCGTCCTGGGCCTCGCCGTGGCCATCATGGCCGTCGCCGCGCTGGGCTGGTGGCTGCGCCGCAGGA AGGTCCCCACGCAGGAGCCGCCCCGGTATCGCTTCCGCAAGCGGGACAAGGTCCTGTTCTACAGCCGCAAGATCATGCGTAAG GTGTCCCAGTCCACGTCGTCCCTGGTGGACGCCAGCGTGTCCAGCGGCGCCGCGCGGCCGCGCAGCCGCAAGAAGCTGAAGGTGCTGAGCATCGCCAAGAA ggTCTCGGCCAGCTTCCTGCGCATCCAGAAGGAGCCGCCCAcgctgcagctgaaggagccGCCGCCCTCGGTGCTGGAGGCCGACCTGACCGAGTTCGACGTGGCCAGCTCGCACCTGCCCTCCGAGGTGCTCTACATGCTCAAGAACGTCCG ggtgctggggcactttGAGAAGCCgctgttcctggagctgtgcaagCACATGGTgttccagcagtgccagcagggcgAGGACGTGTTCCGGCCGGGCCAGCCCGACACCAGCATCTACGTCCTGCAGGAGGGgaaactggagctgctgctcaccGAGACG GACGGGAAGGAGACGGTGATGAAGGAGGTGTTTCCTGGGGACAGCGTCCACAGCCTGCTCAGCATCCTGGACGTCATCACG GGCCACCAGCGGCCGTACCGGACGGTCTGCGCCCGCGCGGCCGAGGACTCCACGGTGCTGCGCCTGCCGGTCGAGGCCTTCTCGGCCGTCTTCGAGAAGTACCCCGAGAGCCTGGTGAGGGTGGTGCAG ATCATCATGGTGCGGCTGCAGCGCGTCACCTTCCTGGCCTTGCACAACTACCTGGGGCTGACCAACGAGCTCTTCAGCCAC GACATGCAGCCCCTGCGGCTCTTCCCGCAGCCCGGCCACGCCGCCCGCACCAGCCCCGTCCGGCACGGCAAGCGCGGCCTGGGCGGCACCGACGAGGGCCGGGACACGG CCGAGCTGATGAAAGCCGCCGGCCTGGAGACGCCGGCGGTGCCACCGCCGCTGAGCCGCTGCATCTCCATGCCCGTGGATATCTCGG GCATCCAGAAGGGTCCCCGCTCGGATTTCGACATGGCCTACGAGCGCGGCCGCATCTCGGTGTCGCTGCAGGAGGACAGCTCCGGCACCTTCGGGCAG TCGGTGTCTCAGGAGCCCAAGGAGCGCAAGTCGGTGACGCTGGAGGAGCAGCCCTCGGGGATTTACCACTACAGCTCCTGCGAGGAGGACGCGGGCACGGGCACGGGGCCAGGGACGTGTCCCTTCGGGCCCTACCAGGGCCGCCAGAGCAGCGACATCTTCGAGGAGGCCAAGCGGGAGCTCATCAAGCTCATGAAGGTCGAG GACCCTTCTCTCCTCAACAACCGCGTCCTGCTCCACCACGCCAAAGGCGGGACGGTCATCGCCCGCCAGGGCGAccag GACGTGAGCCTGCACTTCGTGCTCTGGGGCTGCCTGCACGTGTACCAGCGCATGATCGACAAGGAGGAGGATGTGTGCCTGTTCCTGACGCAGCCCGGCGAGCTGGTGGGACAGCTGGCTGTGCTCACCGGGGAGCCCCTCATCTTCACCATCAAGGCCAACCGCGACTGCACCTTCCTCAAGATCTCCAAGTCCGACTTCTACGA GATCATGCGGGAGCAGCCCAGCGTGGTGCTGAGCGTGGCCCACACCGTGGCCGCCCGCATGTCGCCCTTCGTGCGCCAGATGGACTTCGCCATCGACTGGATGGCCGTAGAGGCCGGCCGGGCGCTCTACAG gcagggggACAAGTCGGACTGCACCTACATCGTGCTCAACGGGCGGCTGCGCTCCGTCATCCAGAAGGGCAGCGGCAAGAAGGAGCTGGTGGGCGAGTACGGCCGCGGTGACCTCGTGGGCGTG GTGGAGGCGCTGACGCGGCAGCCCCGGGCCACCACGGTGCACGCGGTGAGGGACACGGAGCTGGCCAAGCTGCCCGAGGGGACCCTCAACAACATCAAGCGCAGATACCCGCAG GTCGTCACCCGCCTCATCCACCTCCTGAGCCAGAAGATCCTGGGGAACCTCCAGCAGCTCCGCGGGCCCTTCGCAG GGTCCGGCCTGGGCATGGCCTCCAGCTCGGAGCCCATCAACCCCACCAGCAACCTGTCGACGGTGGCGGTGCTGCCCGTGTGCGACGAGGTGCCCATGGCGGCCTTCACGCTGGAGCTGCAGCACGCGCTCAACGCCATCG GTCCCACGCTGCTCCTCACCAGCGACATCATCCGCGCCCGCCTGGGCTCCTCGGCCCTGGAGAG CATCCAGGAGTACCGGCTGTCCGGCTGGCTGGCGCAGCAGGAGGACATCCACCGCATCGTCCTCTACCAGACCGACTGCACGCTGACCCCCTGGACGCTGCGCTGCATCCGCCAGGCCGACTGCATCCTCATCGTGGGGCTGGGCGACCAGGAGCCCGCCCTGGGCGAG CTGGAGCAGATGCTGGAGAACACGGCGGTGCGGGCGCTgaagcagctggtgctgctgcaccGCGAGGacggccccggcccggcgcgcACCGTCGAGTGGCTCAACATGCGCAGCTGGTGCTCCGGCCACCTGCACATCCGCTGCCCCCGCCGCGTCTTCTCGCGCCGCAGCCCCGCCAAGCTG cGGGAGATGTACGAGAAGGTGTTCGAGAAGAGCGCCGACCGCCACAGCGACTTCTCGCGCCTGGCGCGCGTCCTCACCGGCAACACCATCGCCCTGGTGctgggcggcggcggcgccag gggctgctcccacATCGGGGTCATTAAGGCCATGGAG GAGTCGGGGATCCCCATCGACCTGGTGGGGGGCACCTCCATCGGCGCCTTCATCGGGGCGCTCTACGCCGAGGAGCGCAGCGCCGTGCGCACCAAGCAGCGGGCACGCGAGTGGGCCAGG tGCATGAATTCCGTTTTTGAGACCGTCCTGGACCTCACCTACCCCATCACCTCCATGTTCTCGGGCTCGGCCTTCAACGCCAGCATCAACCGAGTCTTCCAGGACAAGCAGATCGAG GACCTGTGGCTGCCCTACTTCAACGTCACCACGGACATCACGGCCTCGGCCATGCGGGTGCACACGGACG GCAGCCTCTGGCGCTACGTCCGAGCCAGTGCGTCCTATACCCCCTACCTGCCTCCGCTCTGCGACCCCAAGGACAGCCACTGGCTGGTGGACGGCTGCTATGTTAACAATGTCCCAG GCTCGCTCTGGCGCTACGTGCGCGCCAGCATGACCCTCTCGGGGTACCTGCCCCCGCTCTGCGACCCCAAGGACGGCAACTTGCTGATGGACGGGGGTTACATCAACAACCTGCCAG CCGACATCGCGCGCAACATGGGCGCCAAGACGGTCATCGCCATCGACGTGGGCAGCCAGGACGAGACCGACCTGTGCAACTACGGCGACTCCTTGTCGGGCTGGTGGCTGCTCTGGAAGCGCCTCAACCCCTGGGCCGAGAAGGTCAAG GTGCCGGACATGGCGGAGATCCAGTCGCGCCTGGCCTACGTGTCGTGCGTCCGGCAGCTGGAGGTGGTCAAGTCCAGCTCCTACTGCGAGTACATCCGGCCACCCATTGACCGCTTCAAGACCATGGACTTCGGGAAGTTCGACGAGATCTAC GACGTCGGCTACCAGCACGGCAAGGTGGTGTTCGAGGGCTGGAGCCGCGGGGACATCATCGAGAAGATGGTCAAGGACCGGCGCTCGGCCGACTTCTACGAGAGCAAACGCATGGAC gtgctcacctgtcccagcgccggtTTCACGGACCTGGCCGAGATCGTGTCGCGCATCGAGCCCGCGCAGCCCTACCTGAGCGACGGCTACGGCGACG AGGAGTCCGATTACCTGACCGAGTACGAGGACGAGGGCCCGGAGTCGCTGCGGGGCGAGGAGGACGCGTTCCTGGCGTCCCTGGAGGCC gaggaggagaagcccCTTCGGCACCGTCCGAGCGCGGCCGggacccccccgccccccccgctGGACTCCGACGGCTTCTGA